Proteins encoded together in one Variovorax paradoxus window:
- a CDS encoding TRAP transporter substrate-binding protein, with protein MKYNRHLIALAAGLCAMAANAVEFRSADVHNSDDYPTVAAVKHMSELLEKRSNGKYKIKVFNKSALGSEKETLDQVKIGALEMNRVNISALNSICPKTLVPTMPFLFDSIAHMRKSLDGPIGDEILKGCEHEGLVGLAFYDSGARSIYAKKPVKTLADAKGLKIRVQQSDLWVALVSAMGANATPMPAGEVFTALKTGLIDAAENNIPSYDGFKHYEAVKFYSRTEHSMAPEMLVMSKAIYDKLPKADQDLFRATAKESVAFQRKKWDEQEAKSLEVVTKGGAQIVADVDKASFRSAMTPVYTKFISTPDLQRLVKAVQDNK; from the coding sequence ATGAAATACAACCGCCACCTGATCGCGCTGGCCGCCGGTCTCTGCGCCATGGCTGCAAACGCCGTCGAGTTCCGCTCGGCCGACGTGCACAACAGCGATGACTACCCCACCGTCGCAGCCGTCAAGCACATGAGCGAACTGCTCGAGAAGCGCAGCAACGGCAAGTACAAGATCAAGGTGTTCAACAAGAGCGCACTCGGCAGCGAAAAGGAAACGCTCGACCAGGTCAAGATCGGCGCGCTCGAAATGAACCGCGTCAACATCAGCGCGCTGAATTCGATCTGCCCCAAGACGCTGGTGCCGACGATGCCTTTCCTGTTCGACTCGATCGCCCATATGCGCAAGTCGCTCGACGGTCCCATCGGCGACGAAATCCTGAAGGGCTGCGAGCACGAAGGCCTGGTGGGCCTGGCCTTCTATGACAGCGGCGCCCGCTCGATCTACGCCAAGAAGCCCGTCAAGACGCTGGCCGATGCCAAGGGCCTGAAGATCCGCGTGCAGCAATCCGACCTGTGGGTTGCCCTGGTAAGCGCCATGGGCGCCAACGCCACGCCAATGCCTGCCGGCGAGGTGTTCACCGCGCTCAAGACCGGCCTCATCGACGCCGCCGAAAACAACATTCCTTCGTACGACGGCTTCAAGCACTACGAAGCAGTGAAGTTCTATTCGCGCACCGAACACTCCATGGCGCCCGAAATGCTCGTGATGTCCAAGGCCATCTACGACAAGCTGCCCAAGGCCGACCAGGACCTGTTCCGCGCAACGGCCAAGGAATCGGTGGCCTTCCAGCGCAAGAAGTGGGACGAGCAGGAAGCCAAGTCGCTCGAAGTCGTGACCAAGGGCGGCGCCCAGATCGTTGCCGATGTGGACAAGGCCTCGTTCCGCTCGGCGATGACCCCGGTCTACACGAAGTTCATTTCCACGCCTGATCTGCAGCGCCTCGTCAAGGCCGTTCAAGACAACAAGTAA
- a CDS encoding SMP-30/gluconolactonase/LRE family protein produces the protein MQAELVLDVQCATGESPVWRADEQALYWVDIPARHLHRWHASTGEHSRWTGDEMLACIAPRAGHPGEWIAGMESGLFAIATRADGTLAASPIASAAHAEHGMRFNDGRCDRQGRFWAGTMQMDMAAAHEVGRVYRYHADVNAGAALRPQFEHMIVPNGLAFSPDGKTMYLSDSHPLVQTIWAFDYDTDTGTPHSRRVFVDMKPLPGRPDGAAVDVDGCYWICGNDAGLVHRFTPDGKLDRSLEVPVKKPAMCAFGGPQLDTLFVTSIRPGGDLSDQPLAGGVFALRPGVKGLPEPECRF, from the coding sequence ATGCAAGCAGAACTCGTTCTCGACGTGCAGTGCGCAACCGGCGAAAGCCCGGTCTGGCGCGCGGACGAACAGGCGCTCTACTGGGTCGACATACCGGCCAGGCACCTGCACCGCTGGCACGCCTCCACGGGCGAACACAGCCGCTGGACCGGCGACGAAATGCTCGCCTGCATCGCGCCGCGCGCGGGCCACCCGGGCGAATGGATCGCCGGCATGGAGAGCGGCCTGTTCGCGATTGCAACCCGCGCCGATGGCACGCTGGCCGCGAGCCCCATTGCCAGCGCGGCGCACGCCGAACACGGCATGCGCTTCAACGACGGCCGCTGCGACCGCCAGGGCCGCTTCTGGGCCGGCACCATGCAAATGGACATGGCAGCGGCCCATGAGGTCGGCCGCGTCTACCGCTACCACGCCGACGTGAACGCGGGCGCCGCATTGCGTCCGCAGTTCGAACACATGATTGTTCCGAACGGCCTCGCCTTCAGCCCCGACGGCAAGACGATGTATCTCTCGGATTCGCATCCGCTGGTTCAGACCATCTGGGCCTTCGACTACGACACCGACACCGGCACGCCGCACAGCCGCCGCGTGTTCGTCGACATGAAGCCGCTGCCCGGCCGGCCGGACGGCGCAGCCGTCGACGTCGACGGCTGCTACTGGATCTGCGGCAACGACGCGGGCCTGGTGCACCGCTTCACGCCTGACGGCAAGCTCGACCGCTCGCTCGAAGTGCCTGTGAAGAAGCCCGCGATGTGCGCATTTGGCGGCCCGCAACTCGACACGCTCTTCGTGACTTCGATCCGCCCCGGAGGCGACCTGTCCGACCAGCCGCTGGCGGGCGGCGTTTTTGCGCTGCGTCCTGGCGTCAAGGGCCTGCCGGAACCCGAATGCCGTTTCTGA
- a CDS encoding NAD-dependent epimerase/dehydratase family protein, translated as MSTSSQVSNNKLPRILLTGAAGGLGKVLRERLRPYAGILRLSDIAAVAPSEGAHEELVPCDLSDKAAVHALVEGCDAIVHLGGVSVERPFEEILEANIKGVFHIYEAARRHGVKRVVFASSNHVIGFYKQSEHLDANVARRPDGYYGLSKSFGEDVAQFYFDRYGIETVSIRIGSSFPEPLNRRMMSTWLSYRDLTTLIEKSLFTPEVKHTVVYGMSANRDVWWDNSAAAHLGFVPQDTSEVFRDKVEAQPPVAPTDPNAIYQGGAFTAQGPFGDQ; from the coding sequence ATGTCGACGTCCTCACAAGTTTCGAACAACAAGCTCCCCCGGATCCTGCTCACCGGCGCGGCCGGCGGCCTGGGCAAGGTACTGCGTGAACGCCTGCGCCCCTATGCCGGGATCCTGCGCCTTTCCGACATTGCCGCAGTCGCGCCCTCCGAGGGTGCGCATGAAGAACTGGTGCCCTGCGACCTTTCCGACAAAGCCGCGGTCCATGCACTGGTCGAAGGATGCGATGCCATCGTGCACCTTGGCGGCGTGTCGGTCGAGCGTCCGTTCGAAGAGATTCTCGAAGCCAACATCAAGGGCGTGTTCCACATCTATGAAGCCGCCCGCCGCCACGGCGTGAAGCGCGTGGTGTTCGCAAGCTCCAACCACGTGATCGGCTTCTACAAGCAGAGCGAGCACCTCGACGCCAACGTTGCCCGCCGGCCCGATGGCTACTACGGCCTTTCCAAGTCGTTCGGCGAAGACGTGGCGCAGTTCTACTTCGACCGGTACGGCATCGAAACCGTGAGCATCCGCATCGGCTCCTCGTTCCCCGAGCCGCTCAACCGGCGGATGATGAGCACCTGGCTCAGCTACCGCGACCTCACCACGCTGATCGAAAAGTCGCTCTTCACACCCGAGGTGAAGCACACCGTCGTCTACGGCATGTCGGCCAACCGCGATGTGTGGTGGGACAACAGCGCAGCCGCGCACCTGGGGTTCGTGCCGCAGGACACGTCCGAAGTGTTCCGCGACAAGGTCGAGGCTCAACCGCCCGTGGCGCCGACCGACCCCAACGCCATCTACCAGGGCGGCGCCTTCACGGCGCAAGGCCCGTTCGGCGACCAATGA
- a CDS encoding FadR/GntR family transcriptional regulator, whose product MVQTATGNPSISTAAAEVAAGGSYAGRARPRGLAHGLVEDLGEKIRNQSLRPGDKLPTESAIMKSFGVSRTVVREALSKLQAAGLVETHHGVGTFVLQPRAAGMFRLDSTDIANSVDVLAVLELRISLETESAGLAASRRTEEHLLAMRQALDDFERNVAVAGDTVAPDFRFHLQIAQATGNPYFADIMSHLGTTIIPRTRITAIRNYDRRGEYLSRVNREHEEIYAAIARRDPESARAAMRIHLTNSRERLRVAQEAAQQTGATQPPAAS is encoded by the coding sequence ATGGTCCAAACGGCTACGGGTAATCCCTCAATATCGACCGCGGCGGCGGAAGTCGCCGCCGGCGGCTCCTATGCGGGGCGCGCGCGCCCGCGCGGCCTTGCCCATGGGCTGGTGGAAGACCTGGGCGAGAAAATCCGCAATCAGTCGCTGCGACCCGGCGACAAGCTGCCCACCGAGTCGGCCATCATGAAGTCGTTCGGCGTGAGCCGCACCGTGGTGCGCGAAGCGCTGTCCAAGCTGCAGGCCGCCGGGCTGGTTGAAACGCATCACGGTGTCGGCACCTTTGTGCTGCAGCCGCGCGCGGCGGGCATGTTCCGGCTCGACTCGACCGACATCGCCAACTCCGTGGACGTGCTGGCGGTGCTTGAGCTCCGCATCAGCCTCGAGACCGAATCTGCCGGGTTGGCCGCCTCGCGCCGCACCGAGGAGCATCTGCTTGCCATGCGCCAGGCACTCGACGATTTCGAGCGCAACGTGGCGGTGGCAGGGGACACCGTGGCGCCCGATTTCCGCTTTCACCTGCAGATCGCCCAGGCCACCGGCAATCCGTATTTCGCGGACATCATGAGCCACCTGGGCACCACGATCATTCCGCGCACGCGCATCACCGCCATTCGCAACTACGACCGGCGCGGCGAATACCTGAGCCGCGTGAACCGCGAGCACGAAGAGATCTACGCGGCCATTGCGCGGCGCGATCCCGAATCGGCCCGCGCGGCCATGCGCATTCATCTCACCAACAGCCGTGAGCGGCTGCGTGTTGCGCAAGAAGCGGCCCAGCAGACGGGCGCCACGCAGCCGCCGGCGGCTTCCTGA
- a CDS encoding Bug family tripartite tricarboxylate transporter substrate binding protein: MSLKRRDLVLGALGGGVLAASGAAHAADNWPSKPIRIVVPYPPGGSSDIIARSISQPLSEALGQPVIVENKPGANGNLGADYVAKSRPDGYTLLLCDVGALAISPSVYTKLSFDPSKDLRGVTMLAYSPHLLVVHPSVQANNLKELVALSKKSEVNFAVTATGSAPHLAGVALERASGARWQYVPYKGGVQAVQDTVAGQTQILMNGMLATLPHVQSGKLKVLGVSKSTRMPLIGEVPTIAEQGVAGFESGTWQGVRVAKGTPDAIVQRLNKELITVIRAADIRSRLAGQGAEVVTMAPAEEEQFFGKERARWAKVVADAGIKLD, translated from the coding sequence ATGAGCTTGAAAAGACGTGATCTGGTGCTCGGTGCCCTCGGCGGCGGGGTGCTTGCAGCCAGCGGCGCTGCGCATGCAGCCGACAACTGGCCATCGAAGCCGATTCGTATTGTGGTGCCTTACCCGCCCGGCGGTTCGTCCGACATCATTGCCCGCTCCATCAGCCAGCCGCTGTCGGAAGCACTCGGCCAGCCGGTCATCGTCGAGAACAAGCCCGGTGCCAACGGCAACCTCGGCGCCGACTACGTCGCCAAGTCCAGGCCCGATGGCTACACGCTTCTGTTGTGCGACGTGGGCGCGCTCGCCATCAGCCCCTCTGTCTACACCAAGCTGTCGTTCGATCCGTCGAAGGACCTGCGCGGCGTGACCATGCTGGCCTATTCGCCCCACCTGCTGGTGGTGCACCCGTCGGTCCAGGCCAACAACCTGAAGGAACTGGTCGCACTGTCGAAGAAGTCGGAAGTCAATTTTGCGGTGACCGCCACCGGCAGCGCACCGCACCTTGCCGGCGTGGCGCTCGAGCGTGCCAGCGGCGCGCGTTGGCAATACGTGCCCTACAAGGGCGGCGTGCAGGCGGTGCAAGACACCGTTGCAGGCCAGACCCAGATACTGATGAACGGCATGCTTGCCACCTTGCCGCATGTTCAAAGCGGCAAGCTCAAGGTGCTCGGCGTTTCCAAGTCGACGCGCATGCCGCTCATCGGCGAAGTGCCCACCATTGCGGAGCAGGGCGTGGCCGGTTTCGAGTCGGGCACGTGGCAAGGGGTGCGGGTTGCCAAGGGCACGCCGGACGCCATCGTCCAGCGTCTCAACAAGGAACTGATCACCGTCATTCGCGCGGCCGACATCCGCTCGCGCCTTGCAGGGCAGGGCGCCGAGGTCGTGACCATGGCCCCGGCCGAAGAAGAGCAGTTCTTCGGCAAGGAACGCGCACGTTGGGCCAAGGTGGTTGCCGACGCCGGCATCAAGCTGGACTGA
- a CDS encoding nuclear transport factor 2 family protein, which produces MFIKKLFLVAASAVVFTGCAMMPAGGGASAEPAVAAAAERLRVAMIDPTPAALGALVADDLSYGHSGGRVDTKDSFIGDLIAGKSDFVSIAITEQTIKVVGGDTAIVRHTLAADTLDSGKPGKVALKILGIWKKQGNDWKLLARQAVRI; this is translated from the coding sequence ATGTTCATCAAGAAGCTTTTTCTCGTGGCCGCTTCGGCGGTCGTGTTCACCGGCTGCGCCATGATGCCCGCGGGCGGCGGCGCATCGGCGGAGCCGGCGGTTGCCGCTGCCGCCGAGCGCCTGCGCGTTGCAATGATCGACCCGACCCCGGCCGCCCTTGGCGCGCTGGTGGCCGACGACCTGAGCTACGGCCATTCGGGCGGCAGGGTGGACACCAAGGACAGCTTCATCGGCGACCTGATCGCCGGCAAGTCCGACTTCGTCAGCATCGCCATCACCGAGCAGACCATCAAGGTGGTCGGCGGCGATACGGCCATCGTGCGCCATACACTGGCGGCCGATACCTTGGATTCGGGCAAGCCCGGCAAGGTGGCGTTGAAGATCCTCGGCATCTGGAAGAAGCAGGGCAACGACTGGAAGTTGCTGGCCCGGCAAGCCGTGCGCATCTAG
- the gudD gene encoding glucarate dehydratase: MTIPASASSVSGAPVVTGMRVVPVAGHDSMLMNLSGAHGPFFTRNLLILTDSAGNTGVGEVPGGEKIRQTLEDARGLIVGQPIGKYNAVLNSMRSAFANRDSEGRGQQTFDLRVTIHAVTAVEAALLDLLGQHLEVPVAALLGEGQQRDAVQMLGYLFYVGDRNKTDLPYESDPGADNDWFRLRHEEAMTPEAIVRLAEATHARYGFTDFKLKGGVLRGEEEVEAIRALHERFPQARVTLDPNGGWLLQDAIRLCRDLHGVMAYAEDPCGAEGVFSGREVMAEFRRATGLPTATNMVATDWREMVHSLSLQSVDIPLADPHFWTLQGSVRVAQLCQASGLTWGSHSNNHFDVSLAMFTHVAAAAPGKVTAIDTHWIWQDGQHLTKAPLQIEGGFVKVPTRGGLGIELDMDEVEKAHQLYLKHGLGARNDAQAMQYLIPGWTFDNKKPCLVR, translated from the coding sequence ATGACAATCCCAGCCTCCGCTTCTTCCGTTTCTGGCGCGCCCGTGGTCACCGGCATGCGCGTGGTGCCCGTCGCGGGCCACGACAGCATGCTGATGAACCTGAGCGGTGCGCACGGCCCGTTCTTCACGCGCAACCTGCTGATCCTGACCGACAGCGCCGGCAACACCGGCGTCGGCGAAGTGCCCGGCGGCGAGAAGATCCGCCAGACGCTCGAAGATGCACGCGGCCTCATCGTGGGCCAGCCCATCGGCAAGTACAACGCCGTGCTCAACAGCATGCGCAGCGCCTTCGCCAACCGCGACAGCGAAGGTCGAGGGCAGCAGACCTTCGACTTGCGCGTGACCATTCATGCGGTCACCGCCGTCGAAGCGGCACTGCTCGACCTGCTGGGCCAGCATCTCGAAGTGCCGGTGGCCGCACTGCTCGGCGAAGGCCAGCAGCGCGACGCCGTGCAGATGCTCGGCTACCTGTTCTACGTGGGTGACCGCAACAAGACAGACCTGCCGTACGAGAGCGACCCCGGCGCCGACAACGACTGGTTCCGCCTGCGCCACGAAGAAGCGATGACGCCCGAGGCCATCGTGCGCCTGGCCGAAGCCACGCATGCGCGCTACGGCTTTACCGACTTCAAGCTCAAGGGCGGCGTGCTGCGCGGCGAAGAAGAGGTGGAAGCCATTCGTGCGCTGCACGAGCGCTTTCCGCAGGCGCGCGTCACGCTCGACCCGAACGGCGGCTGGCTGCTGCAAGACGCCATTCGCCTTTGCCGCGACCTGCACGGCGTCATGGCCTATGCCGAAGACCCGTGCGGTGCCGAAGGCGTGTTTTCAGGCCGCGAGGTCATGGCCGAGTTCCGCCGTGCCACGGGCCTGCCGACCGCCACCAACATGGTGGCCACCGACTGGCGCGAGATGGTGCACAGCCTCTCGCTGCAGTCGGTCGACATTCCGCTGGCCGACCCGCATTTCTGGACCCTGCAGGGCTCCGTGCGCGTGGCGCAGCTGTGCCAGGCCTCGGGCCTGACCTGGGGCTCGCATTCGAACAACCACTTCGATGTGTCGCTTGCCATGTTCACGCACGTGGCGGCGGCCGCCCCGGGCAAGGTCACGGCCATCGACACGCACTGGATCTGGCAGGATGGACAGCACCTGACCAAGGCGCCGCTGCAGATCGAGGGCGGCTTCGTGAAGGTGCCGACCCGCGGCGGGCTCGGCATCGAGCTCGACATGGACGAGGTCGAGAAGGCCCACCAGCTCTATCTGAAGCACGGGCTGGGTGCGCGCAACGATGCGCAGGCCATGCAATACCTGATCCCCGGGTGGACTTTCGACAATAAAAAACCATGTCTGGTCCGCTGA
- a CDS encoding aldehyde dehydrogenase family protein: MQNFDNLIGGEWRAGASYSPNLNPSNLADVLGQYTQGDASHVDDAVAAATAAFPAWATGGIQARSDALDKIGSEILARKEELGTLLAREEGKTRAEGIGEATRAGHIFKFFAGECLRLSGEIVPSVRPNIGVEITREPVGVVGLITPWNFPIAIPAWKIAPALAFGNCVVLKPADLVPGCAWALAEIISRSGIPAGVFNLVMGRGSVIGNALVNHPGIHAISFTGSVGVGRNIAVQCVTNHKKVQLEMGGKNPQVILDDADLAQAVELSVQSAFYSTGQRCTASSRLIVTEGIYPKFIDAMKARMAKIKVGDALAQGTDIGPVSSKSQLDQDMEYVAIGKGEGATLAAGGELLKLETDGYYMSPALFSETAAAMRINKEEIFGPVASVIRVKNYEEALATANDTEFGLSAGIATTSLKYATHFKRHSQAGMVMVNLPTAGVDYHVPFGGRKGSSYGPREQGKYAQEFFTTVKTAYTLA, encoded by the coding sequence ATGCAAAACTTCGACAACCTGATTGGCGGCGAATGGCGTGCCGGCGCAAGCTACAGCCCCAACCTCAACCCCAGCAACCTGGCCGACGTGCTGGGCCAGTACACGCAGGGTGATGCCTCGCACGTCGACGATGCCGTGGCTGCTGCCACCGCCGCCTTCCCGGCCTGGGCCACCGGCGGCATCCAGGCACGCTCCGATGCGCTCGACAAGATCGGCAGCGAAATCCTCGCCCGCAAGGAAGAACTCGGTACCCTGCTTGCGCGCGAAGAAGGCAAGACCCGCGCCGAAGGCATCGGCGAAGCCACCCGCGCCGGCCACATCTTCAAGTTCTTCGCCGGCGAATGCCTGCGCCTCTCGGGCGAGATCGTGCCCTCGGTGCGCCCCAACATCGGCGTGGAAATCACCCGCGAGCCGGTCGGCGTCGTCGGCCTCATCACCCCCTGGAACTTCCCCATTGCCATTCCGGCCTGGAAGATCGCACCCGCGCTGGCCTTCGGCAACTGCGTGGTGCTGAAGCCCGCCGACCTGGTGCCCGGCTGTGCCTGGGCGCTGGCCGAAATCATCAGCCGCTCGGGCATTCCGGCCGGCGTGTTCAACCTGGTGATGGGCCGCGGCAGCGTGATTGGCAATGCACTGGTCAACCACCCCGGCATCCATGCCATCAGCTTCACCGGCTCGGTGGGCGTGGGCCGCAACATCGCCGTCCAGTGCGTGACCAACCACAAGAAGGTGCAGTTGGAGATGGGCGGCAAGAACCCGCAGGTCATCCTGGACGACGCCGACCTGGCCCAGGCCGTGGAACTGAGCGTGCAAAGCGCGTTCTATTCCACCGGCCAGCGCTGCACGGCCTCCAGCCGCCTGATCGTCACCGAAGGCATCTACCCCAAGTTCATCGACGCGATGAAGGCCCGCATGGCCAAGATCAAGGTGGGCGATGCACTGGCGCAGGGCACCGACATCGGCCCCGTCTCGTCCAAGTCGCAGCTCGACCAGGACATGGAATACGTGGCCATCGGCAAGGGCGAGGGTGCCACGCTGGCCGCGGGCGGCGAACTGCTCAAGCTGGAGACCGACGGCTACTACATGTCGCCGGCGCTCTTCAGCGAAACGGCGGCCGCCATGCGCATCAACAAGGAAGAGATCTTCGGCCCGGTGGCGAGCGTGATCCGCGTGAAGAACTACGAAGAAGCGCTGGCCACGGCCAACGACACGGAGTTCGGCCTTTCTGCCGGCATTGCAACCACGAGCCTGAAGTACGCCACGCACTTCAAGCGCCACAGCCAGGCCGGCATGGTGATGGTGAACCTGCCGACGGCAGGCGTGGACTACCACGTGCCGTTCGGCGGCCGCAAGGGCTCGAGCTACGGCCCGCGCGAGCAGGGCAAGTACGCGCAGGAGTTTTTCACCACGGTGAAGACGGCCTACACGCTGGCTTGA
- a CDS encoding MFS transporter encodes MQKQFEMAGAPPAALPLSSSSTHWRGVALVVAAGVVASLQVGKVAIAVPQLRADFGLDLSMVGWLMAMFSLLGVAGAVPVGAWVARAGDRRLVLAGLMAIAAGSTAGALAGGVAVLLAGRIVEGLGFVLITIAGPSVLQRMVSPGGKDLAFAIWSCFMPTGIAIALFSGSLLDGWRGFWLGNAALAALLALLLLLGVPRSAGGSAAAVSWHSMARDAADTAKAGAPALIAASFVIYSLQFFALFSFLPVLLIERMGVGMAAAGSLSAMACCVNVAGNLVAGVLLKRGVARWLLAAVASALMGLSAIGIFLPVLGAVPAFLLCLAFSGAGGLLPATLIGTSSIVSPNARLVPMSMGLLMLGSNLGQMIGPLIVGGAVDSMGWPAAAVIVAVAGAMGVLLALGLRRSMARSGHPL; translated from the coding sequence ATGCAGAAGCAATTCGAAATGGCCGGCGCACCGCCCGCCGCCCTCCCCCTCTCGTCTTCCTCAACGCACTGGCGCGGCGTGGCGCTGGTGGTGGCCGCCGGCGTGGTGGCTTCCCTTCAGGTCGGCAAGGTCGCCATTGCAGTGCCGCAGTTGCGCGCCGATTTCGGGCTCGACCTCTCGATGGTCGGCTGGCTGATGGCAATGTTCTCGCTGCTGGGCGTGGCCGGCGCGGTGCCGGTTGGCGCGTGGGTCGCGCGTGCCGGCGACCGGCGCCTGGTGCTTGCGGGGCTGATGGCCATTGCCGCGGGAAGCACGGCGGGTGCGCTGGCAGGCGGCGTTGCAGTGCTGCTGGCCGGCCGCATCGTCGAGGGCCTGGGTTTTGTGCTGATCACCATTGCCGGTCCGTCGGTGCTGCAACGCATGGTTTCGCCCGGCGGCAAAGACCTGGCCTTTGCAATCTGGAGTTGCTTCATGCCGACGGGCATTGCAATAGCGCTGTTCAGCGGGTCGCTTCTCGATGGATGGCGCGGCTTCTGGCTGGGCAATGCCGCGCTCGCGGCCCTGCTCGCGTTGTTGCTGCTGCTCGGCGTTCCGCGTAGCGCCGGCGGCAGTGCCGCGGCGGTTTCATGGCACAGCATGGCGCGCGATGCAGCCGACACCGCAAAGGCGGGTGCCCCTGCGTTGATCGCGGCCTCGTTCGTGATCTACAGCCTGCAGTTCTTCGCGCTCTTCAGCTTTCTGCCGGTGCTGCTGATCGAGCGCATGGGCGTGGGCATGGCCGCAGCCGGGTCGCTGAGCGCGATGGCCTGCTGCGTCAATGTGGCGGGCAATCTCGTGGCCGGCGTGCTGTTGAAGCGCGGCGTTGCGCGCTGGCTGCTGGCGGCCGTGGCCAGCGCATTGATGGGCCTCTCGGCCATCGGCATCTTCCTGCCGGTGCTCGGCGCGGTGCCGGCGTTCTTGCTGTGCCTGGCTTTTTCGGGTGCAGGCGGCCTGCTTCCTGCAACCCTGATCGGCACCTCTTCCATCGTGTCACCGAATGCGCGGCTGGTACCCATGTCGATGGGCCTGCTCATGCTGGGCAGCAATCTGGGCCAGATGATCGGCCCGTTGATCGTGGGCGGTGCGGTGGACTCGATGGGCTGGCCGGCGGCAGCCGTCATCGTCGCCGTGGCGGGCGCGATGGGTGTACTGCTCGCACTGGGCCTCCGGCGCTCGATGGCGCGCAGCGGCCACCCGCTTTGA
- a CDS encoding glycine betaine ABC transporter substrate-binding protein → MHLPHRILRTALLLLTLAGLGAAASAQPGEGPLRVGSKRFTESYILAELLAQTAAPHSASPPVVRQGLGNTAIVYEALRSGAIDVYAEYTGTIALEILKGSPTETREAMNAALAPLGLGVAVPLGFNDGYALAVRAADAERLGLRTLSDLARHPELKLGLSNEFIGRADGWKGLAARYGFTQTPTGLDHGLAYEAVAAKQIDAIDIYTTDAKIDHLGLRVLEDDKSYFPRYDAVLLYRLDLPTRLPKAWAALQALEGRIDERAMIAMNARAELQSVPFDAIARDFLAGAGNSGNSGKAQQKETRRGFTAKLFGPDLWQLTRQHLVLVAVSVGVAILIGVPLAILVFSHVRLRAAVLGVASILQTVPSLALLAVLISLLGAIGALPALIALTLYSLLPIMRNTVTGLAEVPNGLRMAGTALGMTPPQSLRLVLLPLALPTLLAGIRTATAIAIGTATIAAFIGAGGFGERIVTGLALNDRELLLAGALPAAALALLSEGIFELVEMMMRRRRQAPPLSPLP, encoded by the coding sequence ATGCACCTGCCTCACCGCATCTTGCGCACCGCCCTGTTGTTGCTCACCCTTGCCGGGCTCGGCGCCGCTGCATCGGCGCAACCCGGCGAAGGCCCGCTGCGCGTCGGTTCCAAGCGCTTCACGGAGTCGTACATCCTGGCCGAGCTGCTGGCGCAGACGGCGGCGCCGCACAGCGCATCGCCGCCCGTGGTGCGGCAGGGCCTGGGCAACACCGCCATCGTCTACGAGGCGCTGCGCTCGGGTGCCATCGATGTGTACGCCGAATACACCGGCACCATTGCGCTCGAAATCCTCAAGGGTTCGCCGACCGAAACACGCGAGGCCATGAATGCGGCATTGGCGCCGCTGGGCCTTGGCGTGGCCGTTCCGCTGGGCTTCAACGACGGCTATGCGCTGGCGGTGCGCGCAGCCGACGCCGAACGGCTGGGCCTGCGCACACTGAGCGACCTGGCGCGCCACCCCGAGCTCAAGCTCGGCCTGTCGAACGAGTTCATCGGCCGCGCCGACGGGTGGAAGGGCCTTGCCGCACGCTACGGCTTCACGCAGACGCCGACCGGCCTCGACCATGGGCTGGCCTACGAAGCGGTGGCCGCGAAGCAGATCGACGCGATCGACATCTACACCACCGATGCCAAGATCGACCATCTCGGCCTGCGCGTGCTCGAAGACGACAAGAGCTACTTTCCGCGCTACGACGCCGTGCTGCTGTACCGGCTCGACCTGCCCACGCGGCTGCCCAAGGCGTGGGCCGCGCTGCAGGCGCTCGAAGGCCGCATCGACGAGCGCGCGATGATTGCGATGAACGCGCGCGCCGAACTGCAGAGCGTGCCCTTCGATGCGATTGCGCGCGACTTCCTGGCCGGTGCCGGCAACAGTGGCAACAGCGGCAAGGCCCAGCAGAAGGAAACCAGGCGCGGTTTCACCGCCAAGCTGTTCGGACCCGACCTCTGGCAGCTCACACGGCAGCACCTGGTGCTGGTGGCGGTGTCGGTGGGCGTCGCGATCCTGATTGGCGTGCCGCTCGCGATCCTGGTGTTCTCGCATGTGCGACTGCGGGCAGCAGTGCTCGGTGTCGCGAGCATTCTGCAGACGGTGCCCTCGCTCGCATTGCTTGCGGTGCTCATCTCGCTGCTCGGCGCCATCGGCGCGCTGCCCGCGTTGATTGCGCTCACGCTCTATTCGCTGCTGCCGATCATGCGCAACACGGTCACGGGCCTTGCCGAAGTGCCGAACGGCCTGCGCATGGCGGGCACCGCACTTGGCATGACGCCGCCGCAGAGCCTGCGGCTGGTGCTGCTGCCGCTTGCATTGCCTACCCTGCTGGCGGGCATTCGAACGGCCACGGCCATTGCCATCGGCACGGCGACCATTGCGGCGTTCATCGGCGCGGGCGGCTTCGGCGAGCGCATCGTGACCGGGCTTGCACTCAACGACCGCGAACTGCTTTTGGCGGGCGCGCTGCCGGCTGCGGCGCTGGCGCTGCTGAGCGAAGGGATCTTCGAACTCGTGGAAATGATGATGCGGCGCCGCCGCCAGGCGCCGCCGCTTTCGCCTCTGCCTTGA